A window from Pangasianodon hypophthalmus isolate fPanHyp1 chromosome 4, fPanHyp1.pri, whole genome shotgun sequence encodes these proteins:
- the LOC113540038 gene encoding cystatin-like protein gives MDGCCNIRHDLKSANSHSSVVNMDGALKVLLLAALILLVSAQTFNNYRSLPDVLKKHIDKALKKANQHFGAGHHVAYEKLRKTPTTMESSLNVNVLLKVTTCKKASKDAYQHRDECVTQKERTPLIDCLVCKTTDGTELVDCGRLREVITGLRSEIRNKCSVYHTGGSTIMMQKEVFEDNEKHGGCLGCM, from the exons ATGGAT ggcTGTTGCAACATTAGACATGATCTGAAATCTGCAAACTCACACAGTTCAGTCGTCAACATGGATGGTGCACTAAAGGTGTTGCTGCTGGCAGCCCTGATTCTACTGGTTTCTGCCCAGACATTTAATAACTACAGAAGCTTGCCtgatgtattaaaaaaacacattgacAAAGCGCTGAAAAAGGCAAACCAGCACTTTGGAGCGGGTCATCATGTTGCTTATGAAAAACTCAGAAAAACTCCTACG ACTATGGAGAGCAGCCTGAACGTAAATGTCCTTCTGAAAGTCACAACATGCAAGAAGGCTTCTAAGGATGCATATCAGCACCGAGATGAATGTGttacacaaaaagaaagaacg CCCCTGATTGACTGCCTTGTGTGTAAGACAACTGATGGTACCGAACTGGTTGATTGTGGCAGACTGAGAGAAGTCATTACA ggACTGCGCAGTGAAATTCGAAATAAGTGTAGTGTTTATCACACCGGAGGGTCAACCATTATGATGCAGAAAGAAGTATTTGAGGATAATGAGAAGCATGGTGGATGTCTCGGATGTATGTGA
- the LOC113540051 gene encoding cystatin-like protein, protein MDGALKVLLLAALILLVSAQTFNNYRSLSDVLRKHIDKALKKANQHFGAGHHVAYETLRKTPTTMESSLNVNVLLKVTTCKKASEDAYEHRDECVTRKEQTPWIDCLVCKTNDGTELVDCGTVRQVITKMRDKFRNNCRAHFHGSSAAFQKSEDDKQIGCLGCM, encoded by the exons ATGGATGGTGCGCTGAAGGTGTTGCTGCTGGCAGCCCTGATTCTGCTGGTTTCTGCCCAGACGTTTAATAACTACAGAAGCTTGTCTGATGTATTACGAAAACACATTGACAAAGCGCTGAAAAAGGCAAACCAGCACTTTGGAGCGGGTCATCATGTTGCTTATGAAACACTCAGAAAAACTCCGACG ACTATGGAGAGCAGCCTGAACGTAAATGTCCTTCTGAAAGTCACGACATGCAAGAAGGCTTCTGAGGATGCATATGAGCACCGAGATGAATGTGTTACACGAAAAGAACAAACG CCCTGGATTGACTGCCTTGTGTGTAAGACAAATGATGGTACAGAACTGGTTGATTGTGGCACAGTGAGACAAGTCATTACA AAAATGCGGGATAAATTTCGAAATAACTGTAGGGCACATTTTCATGGAAGTAGCGCTGCCTTCCAGAAATCTGAGGATGACAAGCAGATCGGATGTCTCGGATGTATGTGA
- the LOC113540619 gene encoding cystatin-like protein: MDGTLKVLLLAPLILLVSGQSFENYRDLPDKYQKPVNKALEKANHIFGKTHHVAFHSLGHPRRTMESNLNVNVLLIVTTCKKDSKNTYEHRDECVTQKQHTPMIDCVVCKTTDDQELVDCARKRDVTSGRRKIIREKCRNYAHGSAHILRSVRE; encoded by the exons ATGGATGGTACACTAAAGGTTTTGCTGCTGGCACCCCTGATTCTGTTGGTTTCTGGCCAATCTTTTGAAAACTACAGAGACCTGCCTGACAAATATCAAAAACCTGTTAACAAAGCACTAGAAAAGGCAAACCATATCTTTGGAAAGACTCATCATGTTGCCTTCCATTCACTCGGACACCCTCGGAGG ACTATGGAGAGCAACTTGAATGTAAATGTCCTTCTGATCGTCACAACATGCAAGAAGGATTCCAAGAACACATATGAGCACAGAGATGAATGTGttacacaaaaacaacacacg CCGATGATTGACTGCGTTGTTTGTAAGACAACTGATGATCAGGAACTGGTTGACTGTGCCAGAAAGAGAGACGTCACTAGT GGAAGACGCAAAATAATTCGAGAAAAATGTAGGAATTATGCTCATGGATCAGCACACATTTTGAGGTCAGTGAGGGAGTGA